GCCACAGGAAAAGCCCCCCAAGACGAAGGGTAATTTAGCTCAACCGAGAACCGTCATATCCCTGTAGAAGTCTCGGCCCTGTTCCGGCACCCTGTTCGCAGGAAAGATATTACATAATCGCCGGGCCATTTAGAGTTGATTAGAAACATGGCGGTAATGGTATTAATGAATTTCCCAATCAAGTAAACGTGGGATTaataaaataaataaataacAGACACCATTCCTCACCACCGCCACAACACGCATCTACCCGTATTCGCTTCTGAATTATacatccatcttttcctctttcagcactttcttttcccctcaGCGACCCCCAGCGGCCAAATCCTCAATCCTACTAGACAACCATGCAGACAATCAAGTGTGTCGTAGTCGGAGACGGTGCCGTTGGAAAGTAAGTACCGTCATCCCGCATGAGCCTCTCGCAGGTACACTACAACTCACACGATCCGTAGGACTTGCTTGCTCATCTCGTACACTACCAACAAGTTTCCATCCGAGTATGTTCCTACCGTCTTTGACAACTGTatgtctttctctctcGACTTATTAACAACCGCCAGCTGACTTGTATGTACTCGAAGACGCCGTCAGTGTAACTATCGGTGACGATCCATACACTCTTGGCCTCTTTGATACTGCCGGTCAGGAAGATTATGACCGTCTTCGTCCGCTCTCATACCCCCAAACTGATGTCTTCCTCGTTTGCTTCTCTGTAACATCTCCTGCTTCCTTCGAAAACGTCCGGGAAAAGTGGTTCCCCGAAATTGCCCACCATTGTCCCGGCGTTCCCGCACTTATCGTCGGTACCCAGGTGGATTTGAGGGATGATCCCGCCCAGATGGAGAAGTTGGgaaggcagaggatgaagccGATTACTCCggagatgggagaaagATTGGCAAGGGAGTTGGGAGCGGTGAAGTATGTGGAATGTTCGGCCTTGACGCAAAGAGGATTGAAGAACGTTTTTGACGAGGTGAGTCTTGAATTGGGCGGAAGTAAGGCTCGAGAATGATGAGCGGAGAGGAATCAGGAAGCAGGACCAATGAAGGACATTGGGCTATAGCTACCTACCCATTTAACGGATGCTCCATTCCgctcatcagcttcatttTGCGTTCTTGAGTCTTGGCTGTTTATAAGACgcgtgaagaaggagcaatCTCTGACATTTTCACCTCGTAGGCAATCGTGGCGGCATTAGAGCCTCCTATGGcgacgaagaaaaagtcGAAAAAGTGCCTCATTCTTTAAAGACatttatcttcttttctctttcccttccgcCATTATCTCTATCTCATTCTTCGTTTATCATTCGCTTTCACTCATGCCATCAATTCCTTCCTGATACAAGATACCCAACTTTTTCAACCCCTGTCAGATATCAGCTTGCAACTTTTCTCAAAAGTTGAAGTTCACTTTGCTTCGCTCCTCGCGTGTTCTCAAACATTCATATCGTATTCCAATTCCTTCCCCATTTCGATAAACTCCAACCATCCAAAACTGATTACCATCCTCTATCCCATCCCATGTTTCGGACTTCTCCCTCACATATTCAAACTGTTGCATCCCTTCCACTCTCCCTTTCGCGCATAACCGCTCCTTAACCCTCGACGAACCAGTTGCACACAACGGTGTCCGTATTTGATCACCACATTGAACCATCTGGGAAAACCGGCGAGAAATCAACGAGTCAACCAAAATCAACCATGGGATTTGAGGGATTGCTTGTCTGTGGAATGGAAGCTGTTGGCAATGACATGGGATGGGATGCTTTTTGTCCGAAACGAGAAGAACTTGTCGAGGTTGAAGCTTGGTGGGTCCTGAAAGGTTCAGGAATGATTCATGGGTTGTTCAACTGGTGTACAGCGAAATAAAATaatgagggagaggagtgaAGGCggtattttttttctttttcattaCCTaggcaaggaggaaggaaaggaggcGGGACATTGTAAAACGGAGATGGGCCGAAGAGGTGCAAGGGGGGCCGTTAAACCTATCATTACGCAGTTTTACCCTTTTCGACCTTACTTTTTTTCCTACCTCAACCGCTTtatttttctctcttttatTCGTATTGTATACCCCGAGATTATACACAGATCTTTATACAATCCCCTTGTGAATTGATGTTGGTGCTCTGGTGTTTCACTGTGTGGCCGTCTTCTGCATTTGAATTGCTTCTTATCTCGTTTCCTCCCTTCATTTGCCGTCTCCAAGTATTGTCCATCGAGCGTGAGGAGATCGATAGTTACTCACTGGATGTCCTGCTATGTAaatcgaagaagagacaaatCTATTTGCCAAGATCCATTCTTCAATCGGCAACAAAGCAAAATAAACTCAACTCAATGGTCCAatgtccttttttttcttcttatTCCACGTGCAACTTATCTGTTTTTATGCCTATCCTTCGTACTTACTTGGTCTTGTCTTTTAGATCGTTTATCGATGTGTGGAGGGCTGAAGAATGATAGGACTGAGCCTTTTCTAGGAAGTTTCAGGGCGAATGCATGAGTCAAAATGGACCAAATGTAGATTCCTGTTTGTAAATGCGCTGATCGTAAATAGTATAGGACTTTTTGGCCATTCTAGAAGTATAAAGTAAGTCATACAACAAAGAGA
Above is a genomic segment from Cryptococcus deuterogattii R265 chromosome 8, complete sequence containing:
- a CDS encoding cell division control protein 42, whose amino-acid sequence is MQTIKCVVVGDGAVGKTCLLISYTTNKFPSEYVPTVFDNYAVSVTIGDDPYTLGLFDTAGQEDYDRLRPLSYPQTDVFLVCFSVTSPASFENVREKWFPEIAHHCPGVPALIVGTQVDLRDDPAQMEKLGRQRMKPITPEMGERLARELGAVKYVECSALTQRGLKNVFDEAIVAALEPPMATKKKSKKCLIL